A single genomic interval of Rhodopseudomonas palustris harbors:
- a CDS encoding form I ribulose bisphosphate carboxylase large subunit, with translation MNEAVTIRGKERYKSGVMEYKKMGYWEPDYEPKDTDVIALFRVTPQDGVDPIEASAAVAGESSTATWTVVWTDRLTAAEKYRAKCYRVDPVPNSPGQYFAYIAYDLDLFEPGSISNLTASIIGNVFGFKPLKALRLEDMRLPIAYVKTFQGPATGIVVERERMDKFGRPLLGATVKPKLGLSGRNYGRVVYEALKGGLDFTKDDENINSQPFMHWRERFQYCMEAVNKAQAQTGEIKGTYLNVTAATMEDMYERAEYAKELGSIIVMIDLVIGYTAIQSMAKWARKNDMILHLHRAGHSTYTRQRNHGVSFRVIAKWMRLAGVDHIHAGTVVGKLEGDPATTKGYYDICREDFNPMTLENGLFFDQHWASLNKLMPVASGGIHAGQMHQLLHLLGEDVVLQFGGGTIGHPMGIAAGATANRVALEAMILARNEGRDYLHEGPEILAKAAQTCTPLKAALDTWKNVTFNYESTDTPDYAPTPSVSV, from the coding sequence ATGAACGAAGCAGTCACCATCCGCGGCAAGGAACGCTACAAGTCCGGCGTGATGGAATACAAGAAGATGGGCTATTGGGAGCCCGACTACGAGCCGAAGGACACCGACGTCATCGCGCTGTTCCGCGTCACTCCGCAGGACGGCGTCGATCCGATCGAAGCTTCCGCGGCCGTCGCCGGTGAATCGTCCACCGCGACCTGGACAGTGGTGTGGACCGACCGTCTGACTGCGGCGGAGAAGTATCGCGCCAAGTGCTACCGCGTCGATCCGGTGCCGAATTCGCCCGGTCAGTACTTCGCTTACATCGCCTACGACCTCGATCTGTTCGAGCCGGGCTCGATCTCCAATCTCACCGCGTCGATCATCGGCAACGTTTTCGGCTTCAAGCCGCTGAAGGCGCTGCGGCTCGAGGACATGCGGCTGCCGATCGCGTACGTGAAGACGTTCCAGGGCCCGGCGACCGGCATCGTGGTCGAGCGCGAGCGCATGGACAAGTTCGGTCGCCCGCTGCTCGGCGCCACCGTCAAGCCGAAGCTCGGCCTGTCGGGTCGCAACTACGGCCGCGTGGTGTACGAGGCGCTGAAGGGCGGCCTCGACTTCACCAAGGACGACGAGAACATCAACTCGCAGCCGTTCATGCATTGGCGCGAGCGCTTCCAATACTGCATGGAGGCGGTCAACAAGGCCCAGGCCCAGACCGGCGAGATCAAGGGTACCTACCTCAACGTCACCGCGGCGACGATGGAGGACATGTACGAGCGCGCCGAATACGCCAAGGAGCTCGGTTCGATCATCGTGATGATCGACCTCGTGATCGGCTACACGGCGATCCAGTCGATGGCCAAGTGGGCTCGCAAGAACGACATGATCCTGCATCTGCACCGCGCCGGTCACTCGACCTACACGCGGCAGCGCAATCACGGTGTGTCGTTCCGCGTCATCGCCAAGTGGATGCGGCTCGCAGGCGTCGACCACATTCATGCCGGCACCGTGGTCGGCAAGCTCGAAGGCGATCCGGCGACCACCAAGGGCTACTACGACATCTGCCGCGAGGACTTCAACCCGATGACGCTGGAGAACGGCCTGTTCTTCGACCAGCATTGGGCCAGCCTCAACAAGCTGATGCCGGTGGCCTCGGGCGGCATTCATGCCGGCCAGATGCACCAGCTGCTGCACCTGCTCGGCGAAGACGTTGTGCTGCAGTTCGGCGGCGGCACCATCGGCCACCCGATGGGCATCGCTGCCGGCGCCACCGCCAACCGCGTCGCGCTGGAAGCCATGATCCTCGCCCGCAACGAGGGCCGCGACTACCTGCACGAAGGCCCGGAAATCCTCGCCAAGGCGGCGCAGACCTGCACCCCGCTGAAGGCCGCACTCGACACTTGGAAGAACGTGACCTTCAACTACGAATCCACCGACACCCCCGATTACGCGCCGACCCCGTCGGTCTCGGTCTAA
- a CDS encoding ribulose bisphosphate carboxylase small subunit, with the protein MRLTQGCFSFLPDLTDEQIAAQVQYALSKGWAVNLEFTDDPHPRNTYWDMWGLPMFDLQDAAGVMMELNECRKIYGDRYIRLSAFDSSHGWESVRLSFIVNRPKDEPGFRLDRQESDGRNMRYTTRAYSADKPEGRRYGG; encoded by the coding sequence ATGCGACTGACCCAAGGCTGTTTCTCGTTCCTGCCCGATCTCACCGACGAGCAGATCGCCGCTCAGGTGCAATACGCGCTGTCCAAGGGCTGGGCGGTGAACCTCGAATTCACCGACGATCCGCATCCCCGCAACACCTATTGGGACATGTGGGGCCTGCCGATGTTCGATCTGCAGGACGCCGCCGGCGTGATGATGGAACTGAACGAATGCCGCAAGATCTACGGCGACCGCTACATCCGGCTGTCGGCCTTCGACTCCTCGCACGGCTGGGAGTCGGTGCGGCTGTCGTTCATCGTCAACCGCCCAAAGGACGAGCCCGGCTTCCGGCTCGACCGCCAGGAGTCCGACGGCCGCAACATGCGGTACACCACACGCGCCTATTCGGCCGACAAGCCTGAAGGCCGCCGCTACGGAGGCTGA
- the cbbX gene encoding CbbX protein translates to MDATATTPNGDDAPPARVDLRAEFNEVGIGEVLDQLDRELIGLKPVKTRIREIAALLLVERLRKRMGLATGNPTLHMSFTGNPGTGKTTVALRIASILHKLGFVRRGHVVSVTRDELVGQYIGHTAPKTKEVLKKAMGGVLFIDEAYYLYRPENERDYGQEAIEILLQVMENQRDDLVVILAGYADRMEKFFQSNPGFRSRIAHHIDFPDYTDGELLTIAEGMLSEQNYHFAPEAKAAFERYIGIRKTQPLFANARSIRNALDRIRLRQANRLIADLDRSLSAEDLMTIEAGDVLASRVFGKEDGRDR, encoded by the coding sequence GTGGACGCGACAGCAACGACGCCCAATGGAGACGACGCGCCGCCCGCGCGCGTCGATCTCCGAGCCGAGTTCAATGAAGTCGGCATCGGCGAGGTGCTCGATCAGCTCGATCGTGAGCTGATCGGGCTGAAGCCGGTGAAGACTCGCATTCGAGAGATCGCGGCGCTGCTGCTGGTCGAACGGCTGCGCAAGCGGATGGGGCTGGCCACTGGCAATCCCACCTTGCACATGTCGTTCACCGGCAATCCCGGCACCGGCAAGACCACGGTGGCGCTACGCATCGCCTCCATCCTGCACAAGCTCGGCTTCGTCCGCCGCGGCCACGTCGTCTCGGTCACCCGCGACGAACTGGTCGGGCAGTATATCGGCCACACTGCGCCGAAGACCAAGGAAGTGCTGAAGAAGGCGATGGGCGGCGTGCTGTTCATCGACGAGGCGTATTATCTCTATCGCCCGGAGAACGAGCGCGACTACGGCCAGGAAGCGATCGAGATCCTGCTCCAGGTGATGGAGAACCAGCGCGACGATCTGGTGGTGATCCTGGCCGGCTATGCCGACCGGATGGAGAAGTTCTTCCAGAGCAATCCCGGCTTCCGCTCGCGGATCGCCCACCATATCGACTTCCCGGACTACACCGACGGCGAGCTCTTGACGATCGCCGAAGGGATGCTGAGCGAGCAGAACTACCACTTCGCCCCCGAAGCGAAGGCCGCGTTCGAACGCTACATTGGCATCCGCAAGACCCAGCCGTTGTTCGCCAACGCCCGTTCGATCCGCAACGCGCTCGACCGTATCCGTCTCCGCCAGGCCAACCGCCTGATCGCCGACCTCGACCGCTCGCTGAGCGCTGAGGATTTAATGACGATCGAAGCGGGGGATGTGCTGGCGAGCCGGGTGTTCGGGAAGGAAGACGGTCGCGACCGGTGA
- a CDS encoding LysR family transcriptional regulator: protein MTEFNSLDWDDLKVFLHAARGGSLGSAARRLKVDQSTISRKIAHLESTLGIALFERLPSGLRVTELGDRLLCHAERIESAVIAMREDVQCSGSRTAGRVRLATMEGIASLYLAAQFSRLHRQHPNLIVELLTSPQAVSVNRREADLFLSFFQPRGQGMVSERIGCFELGLYASEDYIAQNGLPCSSADLKRHRFITYIDDLIQLDSVRWLDDVIKTPVVSFHSNSMIAQMNAAAGGLGLVLLPSFATKGRCDLIPILHDRMSTSRELWINVHTDLQFVPRIRAVSSFLKATFKADQMMQVDTSGKKMLNALLDTEPAVSAVRGH, encoded by the coding sequence ATGACAGAGTTCAATTCACTCGACTGGGACGACCTGAAGGTGTTCCTGCATGCGGCCCGAGGCGGCAGCCTGGGCAGCGCGGCGCGACGACTGAAGGTCGACCAATCCACTATCAGTCGGAAGATCGCCCATCTCGAAAGCACTCTCGGGATCGCACTGTTCGAGCGGCTTCCCTCCGGACTACGCGTGACCGAGCTCGGCGACCGACTGCTCTGCCATGCCGAACGGATCGAGAGCGCCGTGATCGCGATGCGCGAGGACGTGCAATGCAGCGGCAGCCGAACGGCGGGCCGCGTCCGGCTGGCGACAATGGAAGGGATCGCGTCGTTGTATCTGGCCGCTCAGTTCTCGCGGCTGCACCGCCAACATCCAAATCTGATCGTGGAGTTGCTGACGTCGCCGCAAGCCGTCTCGGTCAACCGCCGCGAAGCCGACCTCTTCCTCAGCTTCTTTCAACCCCGCGGCCAGGGCATGGTCTCGGAACGCATCGGTTGCTTCGAACTCGGACTGTACGCATCAGAGGACTACATCGCGCAAAACGGCTTGCCCTGCTCTTCCGCTGATCTCAAGCGACACCGTTTCATCACCTATATCGACGACCTCATCCAGCTCGATTCGGTGCGCTGGCTCGACGACGTCATCAAAACCCCCGTGGTGAGTTTTCATTCCAACAGCATGATCGCGCAGATGAACGCCGCCGCTGGCGGGCTCGGGCTGGTGCTATTGCCGAGCTTCGCCACCAAGGGCCGCTGCGATCTGATACCAATTCTCCACGATCGGATGTCGACGTCGCGCGAATTGTGGATCAACGTGCATACCGACCTGCAATTCGTGCCGCGCATCCGCGCGGTGTCGAGCTTCCTGAAGGCGACCTTCAAGGCCGATCAGATGATGCAGGTCGATACTTCGGGGAAAAAGATGTTGAACGCGCTGCTCGACACCGAGCCGGCGGTCTCCGCGGTCCGCGGCCATTGA
- a CDS encoding carbon-nitrogen hydrolase family protein: MLPHFKAAAIHAAPVFLDKTATTKKAISLIREAVAAGAELVAFPETYIPAFPVWAALWAPIDNHDLFVRMADQSVLIDGPEVKAIRDEARRLGVVVSIGISEKSPASVGGIWNSNLLIGEDGEILNHHRKLVPTFYEKLIWSAGDGAGLRVVDTRLGKIGQLICGENTNPLARYALIAQGEQFHISSWPPVWPTRRPAEGGNYHIAAATRIRASAHCFEAKVFGLVTSGVLDKAARDMLVARDPSAAAVLDGTPRAATFFLDPTGEQIGEALCEDEGILYADIDLNRCVEPKQFHDVVGYYNRFDVFAVSISRRRLTPATFVDDLPLPAVVDNVEDKVGRAPNAAPVVL, translated from the coding sequence ATGCTTCCTCACTTCAAAGCAGCTGCGATACACGCCGCGCCCGTATTCCTCGACAAGACTGCGACTACAAAAAAGGCGATCTCGCTCATCCGTGAGGCAGTCGCTGCGGGTGCGGAGCTGGTTGCATTTCCGGAGACTTACATCCCGGCGTTTCCGGTTTGGGCGGCGTTGTGGGCACCGATCGACAACCACGATCTGTTCGTGCGAATGGCGGATCAGTCGGTGCTGATCGATGGTCCCGAGGTGAAAGCGATCCGGGACGAGGCTCGGCGGCTCGGCGTTGTGGTGTCGATCGGTATCAGCGAAAAATCGCCGGCCAGCGTGGGTGGGATCTGGAACTCCAATCTATTGATCGGCGAGGACGGCGAGATCCTCAACCATCACCGTAAGCTGGTTCCGACCTTCTACGAGAAGCTGATCTGGAGCGCCGGTGACGGCGCGGGTCTCCGCGTCGTCGACACGCGGCTCGGCAAGATCGGTCAATTGATCTGCGGCGAAAACACCAATCCGCTGGCGCGCTATGCATTGATAGCGCAGGGCGAGCAGTTCCATATCTCGAGCTGGCCGCCGGTCTGGCCGACCCGGCGTCCGGCCGAAGGCGGAAACTATCACATTGCGGCGGCGACCCGGATTCGCGCCAGCGCGCATTGCTTCGAAGCGAAGGTCTTTGGTCTTGTCACGTCCGGCGTGCTCGACAAGGCCGCGCGCGACATGCTGGTGGCGCGCGATCCGTCGGCCGCAGCCGTGCTCGACGGCACGCCGCGCGCGGCGACATTCTTCTTGGACCCGACAGGCGAGCAGATCGGCGAAGCGCTGTGCGAGGACGAGGGCATTCTGTATGCCGATATCGATCTCAACCGATGCGTCGAGCCCAAGCAATTTCACGACGTGGTCGGTTACTACAACCGGTTCGATGTTTTCGCCGTCAGCATCAGCCGTCGCCGGCTGACGCCGGCGACGTTCGTCGACGATCTGCCACTCCCCGCAGTCGTGGACAATGTCGAAGACAAGGTCGGGCGCGCGCCGAACGCGGCGCCCGTAGTCCTTTAA
- a CDS encoding ABC transporter substrate-binding protein, with protein sequence MFVGLTIPLTGVFSGDGGDLKLGYELAIAQINAGSDIAQKWGLKGKGVLGRQIRYKVSDTEGKPNLDVQSATQFIQRDKAIMVSGSVSSSSAIALEELGSREKVLYMVGIAGSNDITGKNCQRYGFRSQQNAYMAAKGLAPVVAKALGKNIKMAFLVPDYTYGHSVYDSFSKFATEQGWKQVAKEVVPLGTTDYSSALLNIANSGADVFVNIAFGADSVASTKQAEQFGVLKRMKLVVPNLSSFQDKELGAELMQGVYGSCDFWFGLQDKFPLAKAFVDSFVAQNNYHPRWGAHIGYMQTYLWAMSVERANTFNPVDVIKVMENSKAEPYVTTIGKVYFRAEDHQMVRPIPILRGKKPSEMKHKEDFYDIIDLVDGEAVMNPPDLFGCKLGPYT encoded by the coding sequence GTGTTTGTGGGCCTGACCATTCCGCTCACCGGGGTTTTCTCGGGCGATGGCGGCGATCTCAAGCTCGGCTACGAGCTGGCGATCGCGCAGATCAACGCCGGTAGCGACATCGCGCAGAAATGGGGACTCAAGGGCAAGGGCGTGCTGGGCCGGCAAATTCGCTACAAGGTCTCGGACACCGAGGGCAAGCCGAACCTCGATGTGCAGAGCGCCACGCAGTTCATCCAGCGCGACAAGGCCATCATGGTGTCGGGCTCGGTGTCTAGCTCCAGCGCGATCGCGCTCGAAGAGCTCGGGTCGCGCGAGAAAGTGCTGTACATGGTCGGCATCGCCGGCTCCAACGACATCACCGGAAAGAATTGCCAGCGCTACGGATTCCGCTCTCAGCAGAACGCCTATATGGCGGCCAAGGGCCTCGCTCCGGTGGTGGCGAAGGCGCTCGGCAAGAACATCAAGATGGCCTTCCTGGTGCCCGACTACACCTACGGCCACAGCGTGTATGACAGCTTTTCCAAGTTCGCGACCGAGCAGGGCTGGAAGCAGGTTGCCAAGGAAGTGGTGCCGCTCGGCACTACCGATTACTCCTCGGCGTTGCTCAATATCGCCAACAGCGGCGCTGATGTGTTCGTCAACATCGCCTTCGGTGCCGACTCCGTCGCCTCGACTAAGCAGGCCGAGCAGTTCGGTGTGCTGAAGCGGATGAAGCTCGTCGTGCCAAATCTGTCGTCGTTCCAGGACAAGGAGCTCGGCGCCGAGTTGATGCAGGGGGTCTACGGAAGCTGTGATTTCTGGTTCGGTCTGCAGGACAAGTTCCCGCTCGCCAAGGCGTTCGTCGACAGCTTCGTCGCGCAGAACAATTACCATCCGCGCTGGGGGGCACATATCGGCTACATGCAGACCTATCTGTGGGCGATGTCGGTCGAGCGTGCCAACACCTTCAATCCGGTGGACGTCATCAAGGTGATGGAGAATTCCAAAGCGGAGCCCTACGTCACGACGATCGGCAAAGTCTATTTCCGCGCCGAGGACCATCAGATGGTGCGCCCGATCCCGATTCTGCGCGGCAAGAAACCGTCGGAGATGAAGCACAAGGAAGACTTCTACGACATCATCGACCTTGTCGACGGCGAGGCCGTGATGAATCCGCCGGACCTGTTCGGTTGCAAGCTCGGCCCCTACACCTGA
- a CDS encoding branched-chain amino acid ABC transporter permease encodes MPSLPVLISQAFNGLALGSLLALVSSGLTIILGTLGVLNFAHGALFAVGAYAAFVMLQYTSSFVLAVVVGCGFMLVLGFVLERVIIRYFYDRPHEDQILVTYGIGIVLVECIRAGFGGNAQRVPVPSWGQGATQLGFLIYPTYRLQLIAIIAGLLLALYLVLYRTSMGLVVRAGIENPGMVGILGINVRRAFLLVFAIGIVAVGLAGMLYAPVVAVSPDMGANFMAQSFVVIVLGGLGSFPGAIVGGLIAGEIISLTSAFNSSYSEVMLYALMALLLVMRPQGLFGTEGRA; translated from the coding sequence ATGCCGAGCTTGCCCGTTCTGATTTCGCAGGCCTTTAACGGCTTGGCACTCGGCTCACTGCTGGCACTTGTCAGCAGCGGGTTGACGATCATTCTCGGCACGCTCGGCGTGCTGAATTTTGCCCACGGCGCGCTGTTCGCCGTGGGCGCCTACGCCGCCTTCGTGATGCTGCAGTACACCTCGTCCTTCGTGCTGGCGGTCGTCGTCGGCTGCGGCTTCATGCTGGTGCTCGGCTTCGTGCTCGAGCGCGTCATTATCCGTTACTTTTACGACCGACCGCACGAAGACCAGATCCTCGTGACTTACGGCATCGGCATCGTGCTCGTCGAGTGCATCCGAGCCGGATTCGGAGGCAACGCCCAGCGGGTGCCCGTGCCGTCCTGGGGGCAGGGCGCCACGCAGCTCGGCTTCCTGATCTATCCAACCTATCGGTTGCAACTGATCGCAATCATCGCCGGGTTGCTGCTCGCCCTCTATCTGGTGTTGTACCGTACCTCAATGGGCCTGGTGGTGCGCGCCGGAATCGAAAATCCGGGTATGGTCGGAATTCTAGGCATCAATGTCCGCCGTGCCTTCCTTCTGGTGTTCGCGATCGGCATCGTCGCCGTCGGCCTCGCCGGAATGCTGTATGCCCCCGTGGTAGCGGTTTCGCCGGACATGGGTGCGAACTTCATGGCCCAATCCTTCGTCGTGATCGTGCTCGGTGGTCTCGGCTCGTTCCCAGGCGCCATCGTCGGCGGCCTGATCGCGGGCGAGATCATCAGTCTCACGAGTGCGTTCAACTCATCGTATTCGGAAGTCATGCTCTACGCACTTATGGCGCTGTTGCTCGTGATGCGTCCGCAGGGGCTGTTCGGTACGGAAGGCCGGGCATGA
- a CDS encoding ATP-binding cassette domain-containing protein → MKWASRYVPEALVLLTLVLAPVALNPLGFSTDLLTRVLNWGLIGLGFDILFGLTGLLSFGQAAFYGVGGFVTAYLLVSGAVGSVWLALLVGTASAGVFGLVVGWFAVRRIGIYFTMITLAFGQMAYFIENSPLSDYTGGENGIPGVPAPTLGFGADAFRISAGLPMYVLFAVIFFLGYVLARRIVRSPVGAILLAIKENTGRVAMLGHDVPAYKLTAFVIAALYAGLAGGLLGSFQSYMPPDAFSLETSGQLVVQTIVGGAGTLIGPLVGAAVWLWLRDNLQLIPGFAMLWKLVLGIAFIVLVIGLRRGVCGEIVHWWNERTNQAALRAAEARTEAIEAHNIDAVAGEELRRRDVALSLAEPATGDGEVALEARSLARYYGGLRAVDGVSFKVRRGSIHAVIGPNGAGKSTLFKMLLDEISPSSGEVLLFGERLTGVGVSRAAQRGVAKSNQLNQLFPNLSVRNNLRIAALARGRGPLRFDLLRPADSLPDVEAQIAVILDQLNLVERADTPAHVLAYGEKRRLEIGMALATSPNVLLLDEPLAGMSPAERAATCAFIRDIARARTVVIVEHDLDAIFGLAERITVLYEGRLLADGTADEVRRNPAVQEAYLGGLHAHESA, encoded by the coding sequence ATGAAGTGGGCGAGCAGATACGTTCCGGAAGCCCTTGTCCTGCTGACGCTGGTGCTAGCTCCGGTGGCGCTGAATCCGCTCGGGTTCTCGACCGACCTGCTGACGCGGGTGCTGAATTGGGGGCTGATCGGCCTCGGCTTTGATATCTTGTTCGGCCTGACAGGGCTGTTGTCATTCGGCCAGGCGGCGTTCTACGGCGTCGGCGGTTTCGTGACGGCCTATCTGCTGGTGTCCGGCGCAGTGGGCAGCGTTTGGCTCGCGTTACTTGTGGGGACGGCCTCAGCCGGGGTTTTCGGTCTCGTGGTCGGCTGGTTCGCCGTCCGGCGGATCGGCATTTACTTCACGATGATCACGCTGGCGTTCGGCCAGATGGCCTATTTCATCGAGAATTCGCCGTTGTCGGATTACACCGGCGGCGAGAACGGGATCCCCGGCGTGCCGGCGCCGACACTCGGCTTCGGAGCCGATGCGTTCAGGATCAGCGCCGGATTGCCGATGTACGTACTCTTCGCGGTGATCTTCTTTCTCGGCTACGTACTGGCACGGCGCATCGTGCGCTCGCCGGTGGGCGCGATTCTGCTGGCCATCAAGGAGAACACCGGACGCGTCGCGATGCTCGGCCACGACGTGCCCGCCTACAAGCTGACCGCGTTCGTCATCGCTGCACTGTACGCCGGCCTTGCCGGCGGCTTGCTCGGCTCGTTCCAGAGCTATATGCCGCCTGACGCGTTCTCGCTCGAGACATCTGGACAATTGGTGGTGCAGACCATCGTCGGCGGTGCCGGCACCCTGATTGGACCGTTGGTCGGCGCAGCAGTGTGGCTGTGGCTGCGCGACAACCTGCAACTGATCCCCGGCTTCGCCATGCTTTGGAAGTTGGTGCTCGGCATCGCGTTCATCGTGCTGGTGATCGGGCTGCGCCGCGGCGTCTGCGGAGAGATCGTGCATTGGTGGAACGAACGCACCAATCAAGCAGCGCTACGCGCGGCCGAAGCGCGAACGGAGGCGATCGAGGCGCACAACATCGATGCCGTGGCGGGCGAGGAGCTCAGGCGCAGGGATGTCGCTCTATCGCTCGCCGAGCCCGCGACCGGCGACGGAGAGGTCGCGCTCGAGGCGCGATCGCTGGCGCGATACTATGGCGGCCTGCGCGCAGTCGATGGCGTTTCTTTCAAGGTGCGTCGCGGATCGATCCATGCCGTGATCGGCCCGAACGGTGCCGGCAAAAGCACGCTGTTCAAAATGCTGCTCGACGAGATCAGCCCGTCGTCGGGAGAGGTGCTGCTGTTCGGCGAGAGATTGACCGGAGTTGGCGTCAGCCGAGCCGCCCAGCGCGGGGTCGCCAAGAGCAATCAGCTCAATCAGTTGTTCCCCAATCTGTCGGTGCGCAACAACCTGCGGATCGCAGCCTTAGCGCGCGGCCGCGGCCCCTTGCGCTTCGATCTGCTGCGGCCGGCGGATAGCCTGCCGGACGTCGAAGCACAGATCGCCGTCATCCTGGATCAGCTCAACCTCGTCGAGCGTGCCGATACACCGGCGCATGTGCTGGCTTATGGCGAGAAGCGCCGCCTCGAAATCGGGATGGCGCTGGCGACGAGTCCGAACGTGCTGCTGCTCGACGAGCCGCTGGCCGGTATGAGCCCGGCGGAGAGGGCTGCGACCTGTGCCTTCATCCGCGATATTGCCCGAGCCCGAACCGTGGTGATCGTCGAGCACGATCTCGACGCCATTTTCGGCCTCGCCGAGCGCATCACCGTGCTTTACGAGGGTCGGCTGCTCGCGGACGGCACTGCCGACGAGGTCCGCCGCAACCCGGCCGTCCAGGAGGCTTATCTCGGAGGGCTGCACGCGCATGAGTCTGCTTGA
- a CDS encoding ABC transporter ATP-binding protein, producing MSLLEVDRINTLYGDSHVLFDLSIRVEQGEVVALLGRNGAGKTTTLRSIMGVLSPRNGSIRLDGKPIGGLPPSAIAAMGVQLVPEERAIFGGLTVEENLRIAALTAPNAWTFDRIYEVFPRLKERRKSAGRSLSGGEQQMLAIARALIRDARIILLDEPFEGLAPLIVRDLVAVARDLAAEGRTMIVVEQNVAAALSFANRVYGLNNGHVVFEGTPADLTANPGMARDFLGVAS from the coding sequence ATGAGTCTGCTTGAAGTCGACCGCATCAACACGCTGTACGGTGACTCCCATGTGCTGTTCGACCTCTCGATCCGGGTCGAGCAGGGCGAGGTGGTGGCCTTGCTGGGCCGCAACGGCGCCGGCAAGACGACCACGCTGCGTTCGATCATGGGCGTGCTGTCGCCACGGAACGGCTCCATCCGCCTGGACGGCAAGCCGATCGGCGGCTTGCCGCCGTCGGCGATCGCCGCCATGGGCGTTCAGCTCGTCCCCGAAGAACGCGCCATCTTCGGCGGGCTCACGGTCGAGGAGAACTTGCGCATCGCCGCGCTCACTGCCCCGAATGCCTGGACGTTCGATCGAATCTACGAGGTGTTTCCGCGGCTCAAGGAACGGCGTAAATCGGCGGGGCGCTCGCTGTCCGGGGGCGAGCAGCAGATGCTGGCGATCGCCCGCGCGTTGATCCGCGATGCGCGCATCATCCTGCTCGACGAACCGTTTGAAGGTCTCGCGCCGTTGATCGTGCGCGACCTGGTCGCGGTCGCCCGCGATCTTGCCGCCGAAGGACGGACCATGATCGTGGTCGAACAGAATGTCGCTGCCGCGCTCAGCTTCGCCAACCGGGTCTACGGCCTCAACAACGGTCACGTCGTCTTCGAGGGCACCCCGGCCGATCTCACCGCCAACCCGGGCATGGCCCGCGACTTTCTCGGCGTCGCGTCCTGA
- a CDS encoding alpha/beta fold hydrolase: MQIKVNGTDTFVATGGKPFDASLPAAVFIHGAGFDHSVWALQTRWFAHHGFAVLAPDLPGHGRSGGEALKTIAEMADWIAALLDATGAQPAKLIGHSMGSLIALEAAARHPAKVASLALIGTTSTMAVGPDLLKAAEANDPAAIAMMTIWGLGPDAEIGGNLAPGLWMHGGSVRVLEANKPGVIFNDLSACNDYKDALAAAAKVTVPTLFILGERDMMTPTKNGKTLAAAIAGSRTVILKGAGHTMMVERPDEVLKALQQ; this comes from the coding sequence ATGCAGATCAAGGTCAACGGGACAGACACCTTCGTCGCCACCGGCGGCAAGCCGTTCGACGCGTCGCTGCCCGCCGCGGTGTTCATTCACGGCGCTGGCTTCGATCACTCGGTGTGGGCGCTGCAGACGCGCTGGTTCGCGCATCACGGCTTTGCCGTGCTGGCGCCCGACCTGCCTGGCCACGGCCGCTCCGGTGGCGAGGCGCTGAAGACGATTGCCGAGATGGCGGACTGGATCGCCGCGCTGCTCGACGCCACAGGCGCGCAGCCGGCCAAGCTGATCGGTCACTCGATGGGCTCGCTGATTGCGCTCGAAGCCGCCGCGCGGCATCCGGCCAAGGTCGCGTCGCTGGCGCTGATCGGCACCACCTCGACGATGGCGGTCGGCCCCGATCTCTTGAAGGCCGCCGAAGCCAACGATCCCGCCGCGATCGCCATGATGACGATCTGGGGCCTCGGCCCCGACGCCGAGATCGGCGGCAACCTCGCCCCAGGCCTGTGGATGCACGGCGGCTCGGTGCGGGTGCTCGAAGCCAACAAGCCCGGCGTGATCTTCAACGATCTGTCGGCGTGCAACGACTACAAGGACGCGCTCGCAGCGGCTGCGAAGGTGACGGTGCCGACGCTGTTCATCCTCGGCGAACGCGACATGATGACCCCGACCAAGAACGGCAAGACCCTCGCCGCCGCGATCGCAGGATCACGCACCGTGATCCTCAAAGGCGCGGGCCATACGATGATGGTCGAGCGTCCCGACGAGGTGCTGAAGGCGCTGCAGCAATGA